One region of Roseimicrobium gellanilyticum genomic DNA includes:
- the vccC gene encoding Verru_Chthon cassette protein C yields MSFRRCRGFTMVELLLSVAILSILILMLTSTVSNVQEVVTRSQAQAEEFKEARQAFEVTARRLSQATLNGYWGYVYQDPKAKNPVPLYYDRQSDLHYVQEKVATLLPQAGGNGHAVFFQALLGDTDPTTQYGEKINDLHDLLNCWGFYVSYGSDLTRRPQFLKDEHGLALNPERKRFRLMEFRQPPDQSILFSKTFDISNKKDTKELYKWFRGPFKDPSKTTETYSVPLAENVLAVVITPYIYVTTADSKGVSTTDMRKKQSYEYDTRLFQWRGGTGQDVISSKNQLPAMLELTIIATDERSYEKLEQKHGVDGAAAKIREVFAGLLKLSTDFAPDPNNVQVKEYDIDKIEKSLQGLEMNYKIFTTTVSLRASKWITEREKT; encoded by the coding sequence GTGTCGTTTCGTCGTTGCCGCGGTTTCACGATGGTGGAGCTGCTGCTTTCGGTGGCCATCCTCTCCATCCTGATCCTCATGCTCACCAGCACGGTGAGCAATGTGCAGGAGGTGGTCACGCGTTCGCAGGCCCAGGCTGAGGAGTTCAAGGAGGCACGTCAGGCGTTCGAGGTTACCGCTCGTCGTCTCTCCCAGGCGACGCTGAATGGCTACTGGGGCTATGTGTACCAGGACCCCAAGGCGAAGAATCCCGTGCCTCTCTACTATGACCGGCAGAGCGACCTGCACTATGTGCAGGAGAAGGTGGCGACCCTGCTCCCGCAAGCCGGAGGAAATGGTCATGCCGTCTTCTTCCAGGCACTGCTTGGAGATACGGATCCGACCACACAGTACGGAGAGAAAATCAATGATCTGCATGATCTCCTGAATTGCTGGGGGTTCTACGTAAGCTACGGCAGCGACCTGACAAGACGGCCGCAGTTCCTGAAGGACGAGCATGGTCTTGCGCTGAACCCTGAAAGGAAACGCTTCCGTTTGATGGAATTCCGTCAGCCACCCGATCAGTCCATCCTCTTCTCGAAGACATTTGATATCAGCAACAAGAAGGACACCAAGGAGCTCTACAAATGGTTCCGCGGACCTTTCAAAGACCCGAGCAAGACCACAGAGACCTACTCAGTGCCGCTAGCCGAGAATGTGCTTGCCGTGGTGATCACGCCCTACATCTACGTGACCACCGCAGATTCCAAGGGAGTGAGCACCACGGACATGCGGAAGAAGCAGAGCTATGAATATGACACCCGCCTCTTTCAATGGCGTGGCGGTACCGGGCAGGATGTGATCTCCAGCAAGAACCAGCTTCCTGCCATGCTGGAGCTCACGATCATCGCAACGGATGAGCGCTCCTACGAGAAGCTCGAGCAAAAACACGGCGTGGATGGTGCAGCGGCGAAGATTCGTGAGGTGTTCGCCGGTCTTCTGAAACTTTCCACCGACTTTGCACCTGACCCCAACAACGTGCAGGTGAAGGAGTATGACATCGACAAGATCGAAAAGAGTCTCCAGGGGCTGGAGATGAACTACAAGATCTTCACCACCACGGTGAGCCTCCGCGCCTCCAAGTGGATCACTGAGCGGGAAAAGACCTGA
- the vccD gene encoding Verru_Chthon cassette protein D — translation MSPGQSRGKGLPHMRTSAARGFTLIEIMVVMTIMLLLMGVSIGVTNSWKAQKLSTEARQLSSQLAEVALLAQKDNYPVEVRFYLLPNEFGDGSSTAMRAIQIARLTGYDTTTRRPQYKFLTEVRFFEDDIILMDTKDYTSLCSVEPTPAGEKDPEIRGQQRSYRSFLFLPNGSTSLPRTPDTVFTLVKESEMTSAKEPPPNYRSVVLQPVTGKATVY, via the coding sequence ATGTCACCAGGCCAATCCCGTGGGAAGGGACTTCCTCATATGCGCACTTCTGCGGCTCGGGGGTTCACGCTGATCGAAATCATGGTGGTGATGACCATCATGCTGCTCCTCATGGGCGTGAGCATTGGCGTGACAAATTCGTGGAAGGCGCAGAAGCTTTCCACAGAGGCGCGTCAGCTTTCATCACAACTCGCGGAGGTGGCATTGCTGGCCCAGAAGGATAATTACCCGGTGGAAGTCAGGTTCTACCTCCTTCCAAATGAGTTTGGTGACGGCTCCTCTACCGCAATGCGTGCTATCCAGATTGCACGGCTTACGGGATACGATACGACCACGAGAAGGCCCCAGTACAAATTCCTGACCGAGGTGCGCTTCTTTGAAGATGACATCATCCTCATGGATACCAAGGACTACACGTCCCTGTGCTCCGTGGAGCCCACACCTGCGGGGGAAAAGGATCCCGAGATTCGTGGCCAGCAGCGTTCATATCGTTCATTTCTGTTCCTGCCGAATGGATCTACCAGCCTGCCTCGCACCCCGGACACCGTCTTCACTCTGGTGAAGGAAAGCGAGATGACCAGCGCCAAGGAGCCGCCACCGAACTACCGCTCCGTGGTGCTCCAACCGGTGACCGGGAAGGCGACAGTCTATTGA
- a CDS encoding TCR/Tet family MFS transporter — MSQRQPAIVFIFITLFLDIFGIGLIVPVLPGLVEKMVGGNEETTSHMVGWLVALYALMQFLFSPVLGSLSDRFGRRPVILLSLLGSGLDYLLLAWAPSLWWLFLGRIISGITAANFTAASAYIADITPPEKRAHGFGIIGAAFGLGFIAGPAVGGLVSEYGRHLMGDYGLRLPFILAAGVTLLNWVYGVFVLPESLTKENRRPFHWESAHPIKSIKSLSRWPVVLSLSGVHFLMNLTHTIYPSLWVLYTKKRYGWGELDVGLSLGFVGIMSAIVQGGLAGRIIGFLGDRRGLLLGFALMTVAMVGYGLAPNGFVIYVVMFVGAFSGIAGPAAQAIITKKVGATEQGEVQGALNSVASVAGIVGPIVWTWMFAYSVSDERKIHVPGIAFIVAGILTFGAMLLGRWALRGEKIGAAKALETPFPLRDDPPA, encoded by the coding sequence ATGTCTCAAAGGCAGCCGGCCATCGTTTTCATTTTCATCACCCTCTTTCTCGATATCTTTGGGATTGGCCTCATTGTGCCTGTGTTGCCGGGGCTGGTGGAGAAGATGGTGGGTGGTAATGAGGAGACCACCTCACACATGGTGGGCTGGCTGGTAGCGCTGTATGCGCTCATGCAGTTCCTGTTCTCCCCTGTGCTCGGATCGCTCTCGGACCGCTTCGGTCGCCGGCCGGTGATCCTGCTCTCGCTGTTGGGGTCGGGGTTGGATTATCTGTTACTCGCTTGGGCGCCGTCGCTGTGGTGGCTCTTTCTCGGGCGCATCATCTCTGGGATCACGGCGGCGAATTTCACTGCGGCCAGCGCTTACATCGCAGATATTACTCCACCGGAGAAGCGGGCCCACGGGTTCGGCATTATTGGTGCGGCCTTTGGGCTGGGGTTCATCGCGGGACCTGCAGTCGGTGGATTGGTGAGCGAGTATGGTAGGCACTTGATGGGCGACTACGGCCTGCGGCTTCCCTTCATCCTGGCAGCTGGCGTCACACTGCTGAACTGGGTCTATGGGGTGTTCGTACTGCCGGAGTCATTGACAAAGGAAAACCGCCGCCCCTTCCACTGGGAGAGTGCGCATCCCATCAAGTCCATCAAATCGCTGAGCCGCTGGCCGGTGGTACTGAGTCTTTCCGGTGTGCACTTCCTGATGAATCTCACGCACACCATCTACCCGAGCCTTTGGGTGCTCTATACCAAAAAGCGCTATGGATGGGGCGAGTTGGATGTGGGGCTTTCTCTGGGCTTTGTAGGTATCATGTCCGCGATTGTGCAGGGAGGGCTCGCGGGACGTATCATTGGTTTCCTGGGTGATCGTCGCGGACTGCTGCTTGGGTTCGCACTTATGACGGTGGCGATGGTGGGCTATGGGCTCGCGCCCAATGGATTTGTCATCTATGTGGTCATGTTTGTGGGCGCCTTCAGCGGTATTGCGGGTCCCGCGGCACAGGCCATCATCACCAAGAAGGTGGGAGCCACCGAGCAAGGTGAGGTGCAGGGCGCGCTGAATAGTGTGGCCAGTGTGGCTGGCATCGTGGGACCCATCGTGTGGACATGGATGTTCGCCTACAGCGTGAGTGACGAGAGGAAGATTCATGTGCCGGGCATCGCCTTCATCGTGGCGGGCATCCTGACCTTTGGCGCCATGTTGCTGGGCAGGTGGGCGTTGCGTGGTGAGAAGATTGGAGCGGCAAAAGCGCTGGAAACTCCCTTTCCTCTTCGGGATGATCCTCCGGCGTGA